Within Bacillus sp. FJAT-45350, the genomic segment TCTTGCTTTTGCTCACGACTTCTTCCTTCAAGAATGTGAATTTTTGCAATCGGCATAGTCTCTCCTCTTTTCTACTTCTCAACTTTTAAACTTAACGTACCCAGCTGGTCATAATGTACCTCAATGTTATCACCTTCAAATACACTAACAGCTTCTGTAATTCCCCCTACTAGAATGACCATACCAGGTTGAAGTGTAAGGTTACTTCTACTTAGCATTTTTGTCAGTTCAACTACAGACCTAACAGGATGATTTAAGACAGCTGATCCAACACCTGATTGTACTTTTTCTCCATTTCGATACATATCAACCACCACTTTATCCCAAGATGTATGATACGGAGAGAAGGCTTGGTCTCCTAATATAAACTTCGTAGATGATGCGTTATCTGCCACTACATCTACTAATGTAAATGAAAAGTTTTTATAGCGACTGTCAATCACTTCTAACGCTGGAACTACACACTCAGTAGCTAACCAGACATCACGTGGTGTGACGTTTTCCCCACCTAACTCTTTTTTTAATACAAAAGCAAATTCCGGTTCTACTCTCGGATGAATCAATCCGTCTAAATGTAAAACTGGCTCAGAAAGTTCCATAGAAGCGGTAAGCCTTCCATAAATCGCCTCTTCTACACCTACGGAAACTTGTTTTGCTTTACTTGTTAATCCCATTTTCCAACCAATTAAACGATCACCACGTTTAATCGCTTCTTCTATTGATAGCCTTTGTATATCATAAGCATCCTCTACAGTTAGATTAGGATTAGTAATTGTAATTTTATCTAGTTCCTCACCTTGTTGATAGTGATAGTCAAGCTGTTTTGCTAATTCTTGTAAACTCATAATATCATCCTCCTAGACTTTCATTCCTTGTTTTTGAGCTATCTCACTTGCTACGTCGATAATCATATCTTCCTGGCCACCTACTACTTTTCGTTTCCCTAGCTCTACAAGAATATCTCTTGGATCCAGTTGGAAGCGCTCAGCAGCTCGGTAAGCATGGAGTAAGAAACTAGAGTATACGCCAGCATATCCTAATACGAGGCTTCCCTTTGTGATTTCTTGAGGTTTTGGTAGAAGTGGTGCTGCTATGTCTTCAGCTGCATCCATTATTTTGTAGGTATCCACACCAGTCTGAATTCCCATTCTATCCAGTACAGCTACCAACACTTCTGTTTGAGTATTCCCCGCACCAGCCCCTAAACAACGAAGACTACCATCTATACGAGTTGCTCCTTCTTCAATCGCTACTAATGTATTTGCCATTGCTAGAGACAAGTTATTATGACCATGAAAGCCTATATCGCACTTGAGGTTTTCCCGAAGTGCACGAATTCTCTCTCTCACCTGATGCGGCAAGAGTGTTCCTGCAGAATCGACAACATAGACTGTATCAGCCCCATAACCTTCCATTAGCTTTGCCTGGTGCACTAACGTTTCGATAGGAGCCATATGTGCCATCATCAAAAATCCAACAGTCTCCATACCTAGCTCCTTAGCAACAGAAAGATGCTGTCTAGATACATCAGCCTCTGTTACGTGAGTTGCTATTCTTGCCATTTTAGCTCCTAAATTAGACGCTTCTTTTAAATTTTCCACTGTCCCTATTCCAGGTAGTAATAGAACAGCTATTTTACTATGTTTACAAACTGAAACTGCTGCATCAATTAATTCCATTTCATTTACAGCAGATTGGCCATATTGTAAAGAAGAACCCCCTAATCCATCTCCATGTGCAACTTCAATATAAGGTACATTAGCTTTATCCAAAGCCTTTGCCATTTCAACTACTTGTTCCGTAGTATATTGATGAGCAATGGCATGACTTCCGTCTCTTAGTGCTACCTCGGTAATAAATATGTCACGTTCGGCCATAGTTTTTACCCCTTCCTTTCTGTCCTTACGTCGTTTTTATCGATTTTGTTTTTGTAATTTTATGCGTTGCTAATTCTTCAGCTACCTTAACTGCTGATGCTGTCATAATATCTAAGTTTCCTGAATAGTTTGGCAGGTAATCCCCCACTCCTTCAACCTCTAGGAAAACTGTTACTTTATCACCATCAAAGATAGGCTCTGTGCGTAATCGGTAGCCCGGAACATATTCAGACACTGCCTTTACCATATGTTCAATGGATTTTATAATTCCTTCCTTATTAAGTGTTCCTTTCTGTACATGACAATAGACTGTATCCCGCATTAAAATAGGAGGCTCAGCTGGGTTTAAAATAATAATGGCTTTTCCTTTTTGGGCGCCACCTAATTCTTCAATACCGCGAGCTGTTGTTACTGTAAATTCATCAATATTGGCTCTAGTACCAGGACCGGCACTTTTACTTGCAATCGTTGCCACAATCTCGGCATATTCTACCGAGCTGACTTTATTAACAGCATGAACAATAGGAATTGTTGCTTGCCCACCACATGTAATCATATTTACAACTTGTTCATCCTTGTGAGCACCTAAATTTACAGGAGGCACAACAAATGGCCCAATAGCAGCTGGTGTTAAATCAATAATTGTTTTTCCCGTCCCTTTTAATGACTCAACATGATGATAATGTGCTTTAGCAGATGTTGCATCAAATAATATATCAGCCAATTCTTGACGCTCTAAGAAGCCCTCTATTCCATTAACAATGACGTGATGACCATAAGCCTTTGCTCTTCGTATCCCGTCTGACTGAGGATCGATACCAATCATCACTGACATTTCTAAAAGCTTTGAGCGCTGTAATTTAAGCATTAAATCGGTTCCTATGTTCCCGG encodes:
- a CDS encoding 2-keto-4-pentenoate hydratase translates to MSLQELAKQLDYHYQQGEELDKITITNPNLTVEDAYDIQRLSIEEAIKRGDRLIGWKMGLTSKAKQVSVGVEEAIYGRLTASMELSEPVLHLDGLIHPRVEPEFAFVLKKELGGENVTPRDVWLATECVVPALEVIDSRYKNFSFTLVDVVADNASSTKFILGDQAFSPYHTSWDKVVVDMYRNGEKVQSGVGSAVLNHPVRSVVELTKMLSRSNLTLQPGMVILVGGITEAVSVFEGDNIEVHYDQLGTLSLKVEK
- the dmpG gene encoding 4-hydroxy-2-oxovalerate aldolase; the encoded protein is MAERDIFITEVALRDGSHAIAHQYTTEQVVEMAKALDKANVPYIEVAHGDGLGGSSLQYGQSAVNEMELIDAAVSVCKHSKIAVLLLPGIGTVENLKEASNLGAKMARIATHVTEADVSRQHLSVAKELGMETVGFLMMAHMAPIETLVHQAKLMEGYGADTVYVVDSAGTLLPHQVRERIRALRENLKCDIGFHGHNNLSLAMANTLVAIEEGATRIDGSLRCLGAGAGNTQTEVLVAVLDRMGIQTGVDTYKIMDAAEDIAAPLLPKPQEITKGSLVLGYAGVYSSFLLHAYRAAERFQLDPRDILVELGKRKVVGGQEDMIIDVASEIAQKQGMKV
- a CDS encoding acetaldehyde dehydrogenase (acetylating), whose amino-acid sequence is MKKLKVGIIGSGNIGTDLMLKLQRSKLLEMSVMIGIDPQSDGIRRAKAYGHHVIVNGIEGFLERQELADILFDATSAKAHYHHVESLKGTGKTIIDLTPAAIGPFVVPPVNLGAHKDEQVVNMITCGGQATIPIVHAVNKVSSVEYAEIVATIASKSAGPGTRANIDEFTVTTARGIEELGGAQKGKAIIILNPAEPPILMRDTVYCHVQKGTLNKEGIIKSIEHMVKAVSEYVPGYRLRTEPIFDGDKVTVFLEVEGVGDYLPNYSGNLDIMTASAVKVAEELATHKITKTKSIKTT